One segment of Peromyscus leucopus breed LL Stock chromosome 5, UCI_PerLeu_2.1, whole genome shotgun sequence DNA contains the following:
- the Cx3cl1 gene encoding fractalkine: MAPSLLARLLHLAAFCHLCSLLAGQQLGVGKCKNICQKMASRIPKNLLLRYQESCGSTVILETKQHRNFCADTKEQWVQEAMMYLDRQATTPTQNVGKFEKLVNMTSGITLPTRGPSPSLPAEPKATVKGLPFEPTAISQEAQSPVGTSEPPPAAVTGPSSLTSKARDAGLVVTKPQSTGIFEKATIPTTISQSSAIYRSESRLRVEEKSTEAPSTTVPSTQAPTTFHATPEENVGSEVQPTWVQGQSPSLGPEESLGPEETSQAHTDDFQDRRPGNTVHPSAAPASSEGTPSQELTPSGSWLPKSKEPIPASLAPQKRSVFITPVPDTEAATRRQAVGLLAFLGLLFCLGVAMFAYQSLQGCPRKMAGEMVEGLRYVPRSCGSNSYVLVPV; the protein is encoded by the exons ATGGCTCCCTCTCTGCTCGCACGGCTGCTGCACCTCGCCGCGTTCTGCCATCTATGCTCCCTGCTGGCAG GTCAACAACTCGGCGTGGGGAAATGCAAGAACATATGCCAGAAGATGGCCTCACGAATCCCGAAGAATTTGCTCCTCCGCTATCAGGAATCCTGTGGAAGCACCGTCAT CTTGGAGACGAAACAGCACAGAAACTTCTGTGCTGACACAAAGGAGCAATGGGTCCAAGAAGCCATGATGTACCTGGACCGCCAGGCCACTACCCCGACTCAAAACGTTGGCAAGTTTGAGAAGTTGGTTAATATGACATCTGGGATCACTCTGCCCACCAGGGGACCGTCCCCGTCTTTACCGGCAGAGCCCAAAGCCACAGTGAAAGGCCTTCCTTTTGAGCCGACTGCCATTTCCCAGGAGGCCCAGAGTCCAGTGGGGACTTCCGAGCCGCCGCCAGCAGCAGTGACGGGACCATCATCCTTAACTTCCAAGGCTCGGGATGCAGGGCTTGTTGTGACCAAGCCTCAAAGCACTGGGATTTTTGAGAAGGCTACCATCCCTACCACCATTTCGCAGAGTTCTGCTATCTACCGATCTGAATCTAGACTCCGGGTTGAGGAGAAGTCTACTGAGGCCCCATCCACTACAGTTCCATCCACCCAGGCGCCCACCACTTTCCATGCAACCCCAGAGGAGAATGTTGGGTCTGAAGTCCAGCCCACATGGGTCCAGGGACAGAGCCCCAGTCTAGGGCCTGAGGAGTCCTTAGGGCCTGAGGAGACAAGCCAAGCTCATACTGATGATTTCCAGGACAGGAGGCCTGGCAACACAGTCCATCCCTCAGCGGCCCCCGCCTCCTCTGAAGGGACCCCCAGCCAGGAGCTGACGCCTTCGGGTAGCTGGCTTCCCAAGTCAAAGGAGCCCATCCCTGCCAGTTTGGCTCCCCAGAAACGGAGCGTATTTATCACTCCTGTCCCTGACACCGAGGCAGCCACCCGTAGGCAGGCAGTGGGGCTGCTGGCCTTCCTGGGTCTACTCTTTTGTCTGGGGGTGGCCATGTTTGCCTACCAGAGCCTCCAGGGCTGTCCCCGCAAAATGGCAGGGGAGATGGTGGAAGGCCTCCGATATGTCCCCCGGAGCTGTGGCAGTAACTCATACGTCCTGGTGCCGGtgtga